A genome region from Maylandia zebra isolate NMK-2024a linkage group LG6, Mzebra_GT3a, whole genome shotgun sequence includes the following:
- the LOC101484621 gene encoding ral GTPase-activating protein subunit beta isoform X2: MDQSLSGGRCQVSVLSCFPPSVGRDIAVAVVKPLGAGLGNPGTRSLLCTDKQVKWTMEVLCYGLTLPLEGDTVKLCVDIYTDWLMALVSPRDSTPPPISRDPNLYVQKILRHLFNLFLPRSDQVNLVYLSLYQQVLCAVQVLAKESTMMSRDTWETLLHFLLRINHAMLSPATAAGGVSDMLMAVLLEVWLLSCSRCFPSRSLWQTCRQMLSSWRHQPAVVEQWCRVVAALTSRLLQLTFGPSFPHFKVPEEDAALIPEDMDDKRIPQTWFRFLHLFSNPVELSRTAAVVPSQVSQGEVLRRGDSQLPNIFFKAMSGVGILVDAFLGVTVESKETIEQLLPNTGMTTKLHFRDRLPSFGISVTKSPFRDRLPSYGISRPRSGSAPPTPVNVLSMPSSPSSTSSSPPYNRQVTAANFSKTTTKTPTIPSCHWKSFSQLPSFSSLFCSSLRPSPSPLRCNVDHLLHLFGCWLFDAALISRDSAGQGDVAVMSNGWAAGRAEACGTLCRIFSCRKTAEEILSVYLSRFYLVLVQGLQVSEKASSPVPASILLNSTSLFCCDLRGVNILLPPFISALENVLLDRELLKFKNFVTPVDLRRASILVLLSLLPIPMHFGSVQLEELQDRKLSADAATSTLLLLKPRLISVLIGALQTEADTCNIQLLLAAMLNLIQDSAVLEPAGRTQQETEPLLTGTSKLKQALGASQTSSNRWTRGSNAVAVLWVQSLRLLTQRLTSQWRNDSAVCLSALEVLGGLAKVEVRVEESERMRVVSSVCTYIVFQCSRPPPLHSRDLHSIIVAAFQCLNVWLTQHPTLLGHKECLLEVLEIVELGISGSKSRQEQKVRCKEEKDQNPASLRVKEAAEATLSCVMQVSEAFPFVSGILNEDVLVRSSCQSDSSLEKFRYFVVESSMILAFLEQTLGREQAQYPSLIMVTRGASGRHTWSLELCPKPHEGQADTQEPLIPEQHSMAQEDARIQTVIKQQLLSESFDTVPSVKADHSIPALHETITEEVQQQLEHLRTALKRQQQVEARPQASSRSAVPMTCKPPPPVTHFQAARLFLSHLGLLTPESVKDPGISGVPAPLVVLDSSLPGFFDSLRNLDQQPSRIYDSTFIFYMGAGQRTEAEILKNVESACNVHSHFLDFLSSLGWPVEVGQVGRVSTSRSEFSSVLGDSGGSVFDGKRFILMFTDCLTELTFIVPSLLHSHDGSSKSSEVLFPPAESPLNLPRHSKSNSYPAMMPCNSPECNLMIVWVERFEDIENFPVSGLLSHTRSQTEMSENTTSKFGLVVPLVSGSVVSQRSLDLVNPEEPGPSVKDIPLPLTRENLSTAQIAGESLKPCFKRVHNSGKTAGTRVANSLKNK; the protein is encoded by the exons ATGGACCAATCACTGTCTGGTGGGCGGTGTCAAGTGAGCGTGCTCAGCTGTTTCCCGCCTTCTGTAGGCAGAGATATTGCTGTTGCTGTGGTGAAACCCCTGGGAGCTGGCCTTGGAAACCCTGGCACCCGTAGCTTGCTATGCACAGACAAACAG GTAAAGTGGACAATGGAGGTCTTGTGTTATGGCCTCACTCTCCCACTAGAAGGAGATACCGTCAAACTCTGCGTGGACATCTACACTGATTGGCTAATGGCCCTGGTTTCCCCAAGAGACTCCACTCCTCCACCAATCAGCAGAGACCCCAACCTGTATGTCCAGAAGATCCTCCGACACCTGTTCAATCTGTTCTTGCCCAG GTCTGACCAGGTAAATCTGGTCTACCTGTCTCTCTATCAGCAGGTTCTGTGTGCTGTCCAAGTACTGGCTAAAGAGAGTACCATGATGAGTAGAGACACCTGGGAGACTCTGTTGCACTTCTTGCTTCGCATCAACCATGCCATGCTGTCTCCAGCAACTGCTGCAG GTGGTGTATCAGACATGTTGATGGCAGTGCTCCTTGAAGTGTGGCTGCTGTCTTGCTCTCGATGTTTTCCATCTCGCTCACTATGGCAGACATGCAGACAGATGTTGAGCAGCTGGAGACATCAGCCTGCAGTTGTGGAACAGTGGTGCAGAGTTGTTGCAGCCTTAACTTCCAG GTTGCTGCAGCTGACTTTTGGGCCATCATTCCCTCACTTTAAAGTCCCAGAAGAAGATGCTGCCCTGATCCCCGAGGACATGGATGATAAGCGAATCCCCCAGACCTGGTTCAGGTTCCTGCACTTATTTAG TAATCCGGTGGAGCTTAGTCGCACAGCAGCTGTTGTTCCATCTCAAGTTTCACAGGGGGAGGTGTTGAGAAGAGGTGACAGTCAGCTACCAAACATCTTCTTTAAAGCCATGAGTGGAGTCGGTATCCTTGTCGACGCCTTCCTGG gtgTGACTGTGGAAAGTAAAGAAACAATAGAACAACTCCTTCCAAACACTG gAATGACAACAAAACTGCACTTCAGAGACCGGCTGCCTTCTTTTG GTATTTCTGTGACCAAAAGCCCGTTCAGAGACCGTCTGCCCTCCTATG gtATCTCCCGGCCTCGTTCTGGCAGTGCACCACCCACTCCAGTGAATGTACTGAGCATGCCAAGCTCCCCTTCCTCAACCAGTTCCTCCCCTCCATACAACAGACAAGTGACAGCAGCAAATTTTTCCAAGACAACCACCAAGACTCCCACG ATTCCATCATGCCATTGGAAATCTTTCTCCCAGCTTCCTTCCTTCTCCTCCCTGTTTTGTTCATCTCTCAGACCCTCTCCCTCACCCCTCAGGTGTAATGTGGACCACCTTCTACATCTGTTTGGTTGCTGGCTGTTTGATGCTGCACTAATCAGCAGAGACTCTG CTGGGCAGGGTGATGTTGCTGTGATGTCAAATGGATGGGCGGCAGGTCGAGCTGAGGCTTGTGGGACACTTTGCAGGATCTTCAGCTGCAGGAAGACGGCAGAGGAAATTCTGTCTGTCTACCTGTCCAG GTTCTACCTGGTTTTGGTACAGGGTCTTCAAGTGTCAGAGAAGGCCAGTTCCCCTGTTCCGGCCTCCATTCTGCTGAACTCCACCTCTCTGTTCTGCTGTGACCTAAGAGGAGTCAACATACTGCTACCTCCCTTTATCTCAGCTCTGGAAAATGTGCTGCTTGACAG AGAGCTACTGAAGTTTAAGAATTTTGTCACTCCGGTGGATTTAAGGCGAGCCTCCATCCTAGTCCTGCTTTCCCTGCTGCCCATCCCTATGCACTTTGGATCAGTCCAGTTAGAG GAGTTACAGGATAGGAAGTTAAGCGCTGATGCTGCAACAAGTACCCTCCTGTTGCTGAAGCCACGCCTTATCAGTGTCCTGATTGGAGCTCTGCAGACAGAGGCAGACACCTGTAACATACAGCTCCTCCTGG CGGCCATGTTGAATCTGATTCAGGATTCAGCTGTGTTAGAGCCCGCAGGACGAACTCAACAA GAAACTGAGCCCCTGCTTACTGGGACCAGTAAACTCAAACAGGCTTTGGGAGCAAGTCAGACCAGTTCAAACCGATGGACCAGAGGATCGA ATGCAGTGGCAGTTTTGTGGGTTCAATCTCTACGTTTGCTCACTCAGCGTCTGACGTCTCAGTGGAGGAATGATTCAGCAGTTTGTCTGTCTGCCCTGGAAGTACTGGGAGGATTGGCCAAg GTGGAAGTGCGAGTGGAGGAGTCAGAGAGGATGCGAGTAGTCAGTTCAGTCTGCACCTACATTGTTTTTCAGTGCAgtcgtcctcctcctcttcactccAGAGATCTGCACTCCATCATTGTTGCTGCCTTCCAGTGTCTCAATGTCTGGTTAACGCAACATCCCACACTGCTTGGCCATAAG GAGTGTTTGTTGGAGGTCCTGGAGATCGTGGAACTCGGGATTTCAGGCAGTAAGTCTAGACAGGAACAAAAAGTGAGATGTAAAGAGGAGAAAGACCAAAACCCAGCCTCTCTGAGGGTGAAGGAGGCAGCTGAGGCCACACTTAGCTG TGTTATGCAGGTTTCAGAGGCATTCCCTTTCGTCAGTGGTATCCTCAATGAGGATGTTCTGGTTCGTTCTTCCTGTCAGAGTGACAGCAGTCTTGAGAAGTTCAGATATTTTGTGGTGGAAAGCTCCATGATCCTAGCCTTTTTGGAGCAAACACTGGGACGTGAACAGG CACAGTATCCATCACTCATCATGGTGACCAGGGGAGCGTCAGGACGCCACACCTGGAGTCTAGAGCTTTGTCCAAAGCCTCACGAGGGACAAGCTGACACACAG GAACCCCTGATACCAGAACAGCACAGCATGGCCCAGGAAGATGCCAGAATACAAACTGTTATCAAACAGCAGCTGCTTTCTGAAAGTTTTGATACAGTTCCATCAGTTAAAGCAGATCATAGTATTCCAGCTCTGCATGAGACCATTACTGAGGAG GTGCAGCAGCAACTAGAACATCTGCGAACAGCTttaaagagacagcagcaagtcGAGGCTCGACCACAAGCGAGCAGTCGTTCGGCTGTCCCGATGACCTGTAAACCTCCTCCACCTGTCACCCATTTCCAGGCGGCAAGACTGTTCCTGTCCCACTTGGGCCTGCTGACACCTGAGAGTGTAAAG GATCCAGGTATCAGTGGTGTTCCAGCTCCGCTTGTGGTGCTCGACTCATCTCTTCCTGGTTTCTTTGACAGCCTGAGAAATTTGGACCAGCAGCCATCAAGAATCTACGATTCCACCTTTATCTTCTACATGGGAGCAGGACAGAGGACAGAGGCTGAG ATCCTGAAGAATGTGGAGTCGGCCTGCAATGTCCATTCACACTTCCTTGACTTCCTGTCATCTCTTGGTTGGCCGGTGGAGGTGGGACAGGTGGGCAGGGTCAGCACTAGCAGATCCG AATTTTCTTCTGTGCTGGGTGACAGCGGAGGGAGTGTGTTTGACGGGAAGCGGTTCATCCTGATGTTCACAGACTGTCTGACAGAGCTCACCTTCATTGTCCCATCACTGCTACACAGTCATG ATGGCTCGTCAAAGAGTTCAGAGGTGTTGTTCCCACCTGCTGAGTCACCACTCAACCTACCACGTCACTCTAAATCCAAT AGTTATCCAGCAATGATGCCATGTAACAGCCCTGAATGCAACTTGATGATAGTCTGGGTCGAACGGTTCGAGGACATTG agaATTTCCCTGTGTCTGGTCTCCTGTCACATACCAGGTCACAAACAGAGATGAG TGAAAACACCACCAGCAAGTTTGGTTTGGTAGTCCCATTGGTCAGCGGGAGTGTGGTCAGCCAGAGGTCACTGG ACTTGGTGAATCCTGAGGAGCCTGGTCCATCTGTAAAAGATATTCCACTGCCTTTGACCAGAGAAAACCTGTCGACAGCTCAGATAGCTGGCGAATCATTAAAGCCATGTTTTAAGCGTGTG
- the LOC101484621 gene encoding ral GTPase-activating protein subunit beta isoform X1 — MDQSLSGGRCQVSVLSCFPPSVGRDIAVAVVKPLGAGLGNPGTRSLLCTDKQVKWTMEVLCYGLTLPLEGDTVKLCVDIYTDWLMALVSPRDSTPPPISRDPNLYVQKILRHLFNLFLPRSDQVNLVYLSLYQQVLCAVQVLAKESTMMSRDTWETLLHFLLRINHAMLSPATAAGGVSDMLMAVLLEVWLLSCSRCFPSRSLWQTCRQMLSSWRHQPAVVEQWCRVVAALTSRLLQLTFGPSFPHFKVPEEDAALIPEDMDDKRIPQTWFRFLHLFSNPVELSRTAAVVPSQVSQGEVLRRGDSQLPNIFFKAMSGVGILVDAFLGVTVESKETIEQLLPNTGMTTKLHFRDRLPSFGISVTKSPFRDRLPSYGISRPRSGSAPPTPVNVLSMPSSPSSTSSSPPYNRQVTAANFSKTTTKTPTIPSCHWKSFSQLPSFSSLFCSSLRPSPSPLRCNVDHLLHLFGCWLFDAALISRDSAGQGDVAVMSNGWAAGRAEACGTLCRIFSCRKTAEEILSVYLSRFYLVLVQGLQVSEKASSPVPASILLNSTSLFCCDLRGVNILLPPFISALENVLLDRELLKFKNFVTPVDLRRASILVLLSLLPIPMHFGSVQLEELQDRKLSADAATSTLLLLKPRLISVLIGALQTEADTCNIQLLLAAMLNLIQDSAVLEPAGRTQQETEPLLTGTSKLKQALGASQTSSNRWTRGSNAVAVLWVQSLRLLTQRLTSQWRNDSAVCLSALEVLGGLAKVEVRVEESERMRVVSSVCTYIVFQCSRPPPLHSRDLHSIIVAAFQCLNVWLTQHPTLLGHKECLLEVLEIVELGISGSKSRQEQKVRCKEEKDQNPASLRVKEAAEATLSCVMQVSEAFPFVSGILNEDVLVRSSCQSDSSLEKFRYFVVESSMILAFLEQTLGREQAQYPSLIMVTRGASGRHTWSLELCPKPHEGQADTQEPLIPEQHSMAQEDARIQTVIKQQLLSESFDTVPSVKADHSIPALHETITEEVQQQLEHLRTALKRQQQVEARPQASSRSAVPMTCKPPPPVTHFQAARLFLSHLGLLTPESVKDPGISGVPAPLVVLDSSLPGFFDSLRNLDQQPSRIYDSTFIFYMGAGQRTEAEILKNVESACNVHSHFLDFLSSLGWPVEVGQVGRVSTSRSEFSSVLGDSGGSVFDGKRFILMFTDCLTELTFIVPSLLHSHDGSSKSSEVLFPPAESPLNLPRHSKSNSYPAMMPCNSPECNLMIVWVERFEDIENFPVSGLLSHTRSQTEMSISTIQLIFIHPLKTGLYRIHVSENTTSKFGLVVPLVSGSVVSQRSLDLVNPEEPGPSVKDIPLPLTRENLSTAQIAGESLKPCFKRVHNSGKTAGTRVANSLKNK, encoded by the exons ATGGACCAATCACTGTCTGGTGGGCGGTGTCAAGTGAGCGTGCTCAGCTGTTTCCCGCCTTCTGTAGGCAGAGATATTGCTGTTGCTGTGGTGAAACCCCTGGGAGCTGGCCTTGGAAACCCTGGCACCCGTAGCTTGCTATGCACAGACAAACAG GTAAAGTGGACAATGGAGGTCTTGTGTTATGGCCTCACTCTCCCACTAGAAGGAGATACCGTCAAACTCTGCGTGGACATCTACACTGATTGGCTAATGGCCCTGGTTTCCCCAAGAGACTCCACTCCTCCACCAATCAGCAGAGACCCCAACCTGTATGTCCAGAAGATCCTCCGACACCTGTTCAATCTGTTCTTGCCCAG GTCTGACCAGGTAAATCTGGTCTACCTGTCTCTCTATCAGCAGGTTCTGTGTGCTGTCCAAGTACTGGCTAAAGAGAGTACCATGATGAGTAGAGACACCTGGGAGACTCTGTTGCACTTCTTGCTTCGCATCAACCATGCCATGCTGTCTCCAGCAACTGCTGCAG GTGGTGTATCAGACATGTTGATGGCAGTGCTCCTTGAAGTGTGGCTGCTGTCTTGCTCTCGATGTTTTCCATCTCGCTCACTATGGCAGACATGCAGACAGATGTTGAGCAGCTGGAGACATCAGCCTGCAGTTGTGGAACAGTGGTGCAGAGTTGTTGCAGCCTTAACTTCCAG GTTGCTGCAGCTGACTTTTGGGCCATCATTCCCTCACTTTAAAGTCCCAGAAGAAGATGCTGCCCTGATCCCCGAGGACATGGATGATAAGCGAATCCCCCAGACCTGGTTCAGGTTCCTGCACTTATTTAG TAATCCGGTGGAGCTTAGTCGCACAGCAGCTGTTGTTCCATCTCAAGTTTCACAGGGGGAGGTGTTGAGAAGAGGTGACAGTCAGCTACCAAACATCTTCTTTAAAGCCATGAGTGGAGTCGGTATCCTTGTCGACGCCTTCCTGG gtgTGACTGTGGAAAGTAAAGAAACAATAGAACAACTCCTTCCAAACACTG gAATGACAACAAAACTGCACTTCAGAGACCGGCTGCCTTCTTTTG GTATTTCTGTGACCAAAAGCCCGTTCAGAGACCGTCTGCCCTCCTATG gtATCTCCCGGCCTCGTTCTGGCAGTGCACCACCCACTCCAGTGAATGTACTGAGCATGCCAAGCTCCCCTTCCTCAACCAGTTCCTCCCCTCCATACAACAGACAAGTGACAGCAGCAAATTTTTCCAAGACAACCACCAAGACTCCCACG ATTCCATCATGCCATTGGAAATCTTTCTCCCAGCTTCCTTCCTTCTCCTCCCTGTTTTGTTCATCTCTCAGACCCTCTCCCTCACCCCTCAGGTGTAATGTGGACCACCTTCTACATCTGTTTGGTTGCTGGCTGTTTGATGCTGCACTAATCAGCAGAGACTCTG CTGGGCAGGGTGATGTTGCTGTGATGTCAAATGGATGGGCGGCAGGTCGAGCTGAGGCTTGTGGGACACTTTGCAGGATCTTCAGCTGCAGGAAGACGGCAGAGGAAATTCTGTCTGTCTACCTGTCCAG GTTCTACCTGGTTTTGGTACAGGGTCTTCAAGTGTCAGAGAAGGCCAGTTCCCCTGTTCCGGCCTCCATTCTGCTGAACTCCACCTCTCTGTTCTGCTGTGACCTAAGAGGAGTCAACATACTGCTACCTCCCTTTATCTCAGCTCTGGAAAATGTGCTGCTTGACAG AGAGCTACTGAAGTTTAAGAATTTTGTCACTCCGGTGGATTTAAGGCGAGCCTCCATCCTAGTCCTGCTTTCCCTGCTGCCCATCCCTATGCACTTTGGATCAGTCCAGTTAGAG GAGTTACAGGATAGGAAGTTAAGCGCTGATGCTGCAACAAGTACCCTCCTGTTGCTGAAGCCACGCCTTATCAGTGTCCTGATTGGAGCTCTGCAGACAGAGGCAGACACCTGTAACATACAGCTCCTCCTGG CGGCCATGTTGAATCTGATTCAGGATTCAGCTGTGTTAGAGCCCGCAGGACGAACTCAACAA GAAACTGAGCCCCTGCTTACTGGGACCAGTAAACTCAAACAGGCTTTGGGAGCAAGTCAGACCAGTTCAAACCGATGGACCAGAGGATCGA ATGCAGTGGCAGTTTTGTGGGTTCAATCTCTACGTTTGCTCACTCAGCGTCTGACGTCTCAGTGGAGGAATGATTCAGCAGTTTGTCTGTCTGCCCTGGAAGTACTGGGAGGATTGGCCAAg GTGGAAGTGCGAGTGGAGGAGTCAGAGAGGATGCGAGTAGTCAGTTCAGTCTGCACCTACATTGTTTTTCAGTGCAgtcgtcctcctcctcttcactccAGAGATCTGCACTCCATCATTGTTGCTGCCTTCCAGTGTCTCAATGTCTGGTTAACGCAACATCCCACACTGCTTGGCCATAAG GAGTGTTTGTTGGAGGTCCTGGAGATCGTGGAACTCGGGATTTCAGGCAGTAAGTCTAGACAGGAACAAAAAGTGAGATGTAAAGAGGAGAAAGACCAAAACCCAGCCTCTCTGAGGGTGAAGGAGGCAGCTGAGGCCACACTTAGCTG TGTTATGCAGGTTTCAGAGGCATTCCCTTTCGTCAGTGGTATCCTCAATGAGGATGTTCTGGTTCGTTCTTCCTGTCAGAGTGACAGCAGTCTTGAGAAGTTCAGATATTTTGTGGTGGAAAGCTCCATGATCCTAGCCTTTTTGGAGCAAACACTGGGACGTGAACAGG CACAGTATCCATCACTCATCATGGTGACCAGGGGAGCGTCAGGACGCCACACCTGGAGTCTAGAGCTTTGTCCAAAGCCTCACGAGGGACAAGCTGACACACAG GAACCCCTGATACCAGAACAGCACAGCATGGCCCAGGAAGATGCCAGAATACAAACTGTTATCAAACAGCAGCTGCTTTCTGAAAGTTTTGATACAGTTCCATCAGTTAAAGCAGATCATAGTATTCCAGCTCTGCATGAGACCATTACTGAGGAG GTGCAGCAGCAACTAGAACATCTGCGAACAGCTttaaagagacagcagcaagtcGAGGCTCGACCACAAGCGAGCAGTCGTTCGGCTGTCCCGATGACCTGTAAACCTCCTCCACCTGTCACCCATTTCCAGGCGGCAAGACTGTTCCTGTCCCACTTGGGCCTGCTGACACCTGAGAGTGTAAAG GATCCAGGTATCAGTGGTGTTCCAGCTCCGCTTGTGGTGCTCGACTCATCTCTTCCTGGTTTCTTTGACAGCCTGAGAAATTTGGACCAGCAGCCATCAAGAATCTACGATTCCACCTTTATCTTCTACATGGGAGCAGGACAGAGGACAGAGGCTGAG ATCCTGAAGAATGTGGAGTCGGCCTGCAATGTCCATTCACACTTCCTTGACTTCCTGTCATCTCTTGGTTGGCCGGTGGAGGTGGGACAGGTGGGCAGGGTCAGCACTAGCAGATCCG AATTTTCTTCTGTGCTGGGTGACAGCGGAGGGAGTGTGTTTGACGGGAAGCGGTTCATCCTGATGTTCACAGACTGTCTGACAGAGCTCACCTTCATTGTCCCATCACTGCTACACAGTCATG ATGGCTCGTCAAAGAGTTCAGAGGTGTTGTTCCCACCTGCTGAGTCACCACTCAACCTACCACGTCACTCTAAATCCAAT AGTTATCCAGCAATGATGCCATGTAACAGCCCTGAATGCAACTTGATGATAGTCTGGGTCGAACGGTTCGAGGACATTG agaATTTCCCTGTGTCTGGTCTCCTGTCACATACCAGGTCACAAACAGAGATGAG TATATCCACAATCCAGCTGATTTTTATACATCCTCTGAAAACTGGACTCTACCGAATCCATGTCAGTGAAAACACCACCAGCAAGTTTGGTTTGGTAGTCCCATTGGTCAGCGGGAGTGTGGTCAGCCAGAGGTCACTGG ACTTGGTGAATCCTGAGGAGCCTGGTCCATCTGTAAAAGATATTCCACTGCCTTTGACCAGAGAAAACCTGTCGACAGCTCAGATAGCTGGCGAATCATTAAAGCCATGTTTTAAGCGTGTG